From the Accumulibacter sp. genome, one window contains:
- a CDS encoding DUF2442 domain-containing protein, whose translation MDWEVREARVLQHGLFHVKFADGLEGTVRIAPTAYRGVFAKLRDPEIFRQLYVIGYFVTWPGELDLAPDAMHHFIKESGERLLQ comes from the coding sequence ATGGATTGGGAGGTTCGCGAAGCGCGGGTTCTGCAACATGGGCTCTTTCATGTGAAGTTTGCCGACGGACTTGAGGGTACGGTGCGCATCGCACCGACGGCTTACCGGGGCGTCTTCGCCAAGCTGCGCGATCCGGAGATCTTCAGGCAGCTTTACGTGATCGGCTATTTTGTCACTTGGCCCGGCGAACTGGATCTGGCGCCCGATGCCATGCACCACTTCATCAAGGAGTCGGGCGAGAGGTTGCTGCAGTAA
- a CDS encoding HD-GYP domain-containing protein, with the protein MATAPARGDGDIQEGEIAIVAAQLRPGVHVRLPIPWMAHQFLFSSFVIADDEQVRLIAAMQLPELFCDPRRCRVEPLPPPRDIAVDPPPTADTAAERARLAAVTAAALAEKQERSRVMQRLREGLDRAQKLYLGAATAVSGALRDLPARPQEAVAEVLRVSADSTAALLGDTDSALVLIAERAHDDRLAAHSLAVMTLALLIGRQAQIPPTALPAIASGALLHDIGKLQISPSILRSSERNRHEEAIYQSHGPSGQDTARRAGTLAPPVLDAIRHHHERCDGRGFPDRLSGNAIPLTARIVAIANRFDNLVNPLEPGRALSPSEALSVMWTRERPAFDEHLLQFFIRAMGVYPPGSIVRLTDGRIAAVVAAAAADKPLLPTVMVYTPEIPRQQSIIIDLARIDGPAIERALRLQERSPEELDYLLPRRRINWCHLSERRC; encoded by the coding sequence ATGGCGACTGCCCCAGCTCGCGGCGACGGCGACATCCAGGAGGGCGAGATCGCCATCGTCGCGGCCCAGCTGCGCCCCGGCGTGCACGTCCGCCTGCCGATTCCCTGGATGGCGCATCAGTTCCTGTTCAGCTCCTTCGTCATCGCCGACGACGAGCAGGTCCGACTCATCGCCGCCATGCAGCTGCCGGAGCTTTTCTGCGACCCACGCCGCTGCCGGGTCGAACCGCTGCCGCCACCACGCGATATCGCAGTCGACCCGCCACCGACTGCCGACACCGCCGCCGAGCGGGCTCGCCTGGCGGCCGTGACGGCGGCGGCTCTGGCCGAGAAGCAGGAGCGCAGCCGCGTCATGCAGCGTCTGCGCGAGGGCCTCGACCGCGCGCAGAAGCTCTACCTCGGGGCGGCGACGGCGGTGTCGGGGGCCCTCCGGGACTTGCCCGCTCGCCCGCAGGAGGCCGTCGCCGAAGTGCTGCGCGTCAGCGCCGACTCGACGGCCGCGCTGCTCGGGGACACCGACAGCGCGCTCGTGCTGATCGCCGAGAGAGCGCACGACGACCGGCTCGCCGCGCACTCGCTGGCGGTGATGACGCTCGCGCTGCTCATCGGCAGACAGGCGCAGATTCCGCCGACAGCACTGCCGGCGATCGCCAGTGGCGCGCTGCTGCACGACATCGGCAAACTGCAGATCAGTCCGTCGATCCTGCGCAGCAGCGAGCGCAACCGGCACGAGGAGGCGATCTACCAGTCGCACGGCCCCAGCGGCCAAGATACGGCAAGGCGCGCCGGAACCCTTGCACCACCCGTGCTCGACGCGATCCGGCACCACCACGAACGCTGCGACGGCCGTGGCTTTCCGGACCGACTCAGCGGCAACGCGATTCCCCTGACCGCACGCATCGTCGCCATCGCCAACCGCTTCGACAACCTCGTCAATCCGCTCGAACCCGGGCGCGCGCTGTCGCCCTCGGAAGCCTTGTCCGTGATGTGGACCCGCGAGCGGCCGGCCTTCGACGAGCACCTGCTGCAGTTCTTCATCCGCGCCATGGGCGTCTACCCACCGGGATCGATCGTCCGCCTGACCGATGGCCGCATCGCCGCCGTCGTCGCCGCGGCAGCGGCAGACAAGCCGCTCCTGCCGACGGTCATGGTCTACACGCCGGAGATTCCACGCCAGCAGTCGATCATCATCGACCTGGCACGAATCGACGGCCCCGCCATCGAGCGTGCCCTGCGTCTGCAGGAACGCAGCCCCGAGGAGCTCGACTACCTGCTGCCGCGACGCAGGATCAACTGGTGCCACCTGTCCGAGCGACGATGCTGA
- a CDS encoding PEP-CTERM sorting domain-containing protein → MKTAVSSLCKAVLLTLTLSAGGASAAPIFWTDWTGGDLDSGTGFQAQGTITTGSSTVTVTYTNPQGVGFYQPSGGNYYYSNGTDGPGGTSPFTSSAVDNRPPTTDIIALQYAGGQTLQFSEAIANPVFAYVSLNGNGYAFDRDFDILSFGDASDGNACGYWGCGTSYKQVVGTEYRLLGTGEPHGVLQFKGTFDTVSWRSLSNEYWNGFTVGVQDTAIDFCTANPTAPGCAPAVGGVPEPASLALVGLALGALGWRRRSRG, encoded by the coding sequence ATGAAAACGGCTGTATCTTCGCTGTGCAAGGCCGTGCTGCTGACCCTGACCCTGAGCGCAGGCGGAGCCTCGGCGGCCCCGATCTTCTGGACCGACTGGACTGGCGGCGACCTGGATTCCGGCACCGGCTTCCAGGCTCAGGGCACGATCACCACGGGCAGTTCGACGGTCACCGTGACCTACACGAACCCACAGGGGGTCGGCTTCTATCAGCCGAGCGGCGGCAACTACTATTACAGCAACGGCACGGACGGTCCCGGCGGAACGTCGCCCTTCACCAGCAGTGCGGTTGACAACCGGCCGCCCACCACCGACATCATCGCCCTGCAGTATGCCGGCGGGCAGACCCTGCAATTCTCCGAGGCGATTGCCAACCCGGTCTTCGCCTACGTGAGTCTGAACGGCAACGGTTATGCTTTCGACCGGGACTTCGACATCCTCAGCTTCGGCGATGCCAGCGACGGCAACGCGTGCGGTTACTGGGGGTGCGGGACCTCGTACAAGCAGGTCGTGGGCACCGAGTATCGGTTGCTGGGCACCGGCGAGCCGCATGGCGTGCTGCAGTTCAAGGGGACGTTCGACACCGTGAGCTGGCGCAGTCTGAGCAACGAATACTGGAACGGTTTCACCGTCGGCGTACAGGATACGGCGATCGATTTCTGCACCGCCAACCCGACTGCGCCGGGTTGCGCGCCGGCGGTCGGTGGTGTGCCGGAACCTGCTTCGCTCGCGCTGGTCGGCCTGGCGCTCGGCGCACTCGGCTGGCGGCGCCGCAGCCGCGGCTGA
- a CDS encoding M12 family metallopeptidase, translating to MTDDPRNQEVAAVGDSAGGLRYCCQPIVEARQFDPAVAPERARAIVAGGKKWVNGTQLSYHCFQAGDDVPAGWKGKASDIEAVREAFAAWFGLGIGISFREVAQPAGASLRIGFDQTGGSWSYVGRDNLTIRDPRQRTMNFGWPLDTPYGRDTAMHEIGHALGLEHEHQNPFAGISWDVDAVRRYFRGPPNKWDDRYIDFNILRKISPAEVKGSTWDPDSVMEYAFGAGLIIEPAAYRAGLQPKGGLSAADRDWIRQTYPGAAAPPAAPTLTVGVAQDLMLGSGETRVFDFLPPATRSYQLQTRGSSDTVMVLFEVTPAGNVQIAADDDSGTDANARIDRVLQAGRLHRVGVRLYYATASAPTSLLIS from the coding sequence ATGACGGACGATCCCCGGAATCAGGAAGTGGCGGCGGTTGGCGACAGCGCAGGCGGTCTGCGCTATTGCTGCCAGCCGATCGTCGAAGCGCGCCAGTTCGATCCGGCGGTGGCGCCGGAGCGGGCGCGGGCGATCGTCGCCGGTGGCAAGAAGTGGGTCAACGGCACACAGTTGAGCTATCACTGCTTCCAGGCTGGCGACGATGTGCCTGCAGGCTGGAAGGGCAAGGCGAGTGACATCGAAGCCGTCCGCGAGGCCTTCGCCGCCTGGTTCGGTCTGGGGATCGGCATCAGTTTCCGCGAGGTCGCGCAGCCGGCAGGCGCCAGCCTGCGGATCGGCTTCGATCAGACTGGCGGATCCTGGTCCTACGTCGGCCGCGACAATCTGACGATTCGCGATCCGCGGCAGCGGACGATGAACTTCGGCTGGCCGCTCGATACGCCCTATGGCCGCGACACGGCGATGCACGAGATCGGCCACGCGCTCGGTCTCGAGCATGAGCACCAGAACCCGTTCGCCGGCATCAGCTGGGATGTCGATGCGGTGCGGCGCTACTTCCGGGGTCCGCCGAACAAGTGGGACGACCGGTACATCGACTTCAACATCCTGCGCAAGATCAGCCCGGCGGAGGTCAAGGGAAGCACCTGGGATCCCGATTCGGTGATGGAGTATGCCTTCGGCGCCGGGCTGATCATCGAGCCGGCCGCCTATCGCGCCGGCCTGCAGCCGAAGGGCGGGCTTTCTGCGGCCGACAGGGACTGGATTCGGCAGACCTACCCCGGTGCAGCCGCCCCGCCGGCGGCTCCGACGCTGACGGTCGGCGTCGCGCAAGACCTGATGCTGGGCAGCGGCGAGACCCGCGTCTTCGATTTCCTGCCACCGGCGACGCGCAGTTACCAGCTGCAGACCCGCGGCAGCTCGGACACCGTCATGGTGCTGTTCGAGGTGACGCCGGCCGGCAACGTGCAGATCGCCGCCGATGACGACAGTGGCACCGACGCCAATGCGCGCATCGACCGGGTCCTGCAGGCCGGGCGTCTGCATCGGGTTGGCGTTCGCCTCTATTACGCCACTGCCAGCGCGCCGACTTCGCTGCTGATCAGCTGA
- a CDS encoding lytic murein transglycosylase, which translates to MKTAHLTLIASLGLIAGHVAAQSTAAGDRFAPCLAGLRADAAAKGVPTASFDRLTKGLTPDMSVLELLDYQPEFRTPIWDYLAALVDEERVADALAMRQQWAAPLAAAAGRYQVDADTVIAVWGVESNFGRNFGKRPLLTSLATLSCYGRRQAFFRGEFLSTLKILDAGDIAPERLVGSWAGAFGHTQFMPSTFLRLAVDGDGDGRRDLIDSVPDALASTANFLNRAGWRPGEPWGYEVLLPAGFDASVAGRTNKRPLSYWSERGLRRADGQPLAATATPAGLLLPAGPNGPAFLVLRNFDVIYGYNAAESYALAIAHLADRIKGGKPFVTPWPTDDPGLSRQERRELQTLLSARGHPIGEIDGMIGANSRQAIQAEQKRLGMTVNGRAGQKLLQALRAPPLAVPDGPWRRQPMNPGAMAAVSARTPLVVPAG; encoded by the coding sequence ATGAAGACTGCCCACCTCACCCTCATCGCCAGCCTCGGCCTGATCGCTGGCCACGTCGCCGCCCAGAGCACCGCTGCCGGCGACCGCTTTGCTCCGTGCCTGGCCGGATTGCGCGCCGACGCGGCGGCGAAGGGCGTGCCGACGGCCAGCTTCGATCGCCTGACGAAGGGGCTGACGCCGGACATGAGTGTCCTCGAACTGCTCGATTACCAGCCAGAGTTCCGTACGCCGATCTGGGACTACCTGGCCGCCCTGGTCGACGAGGAGCGCGTCGCCGACGCGCTGGCGATGCGCCAGCAATGGGCCGCGCCGCTCGCCGCGGCCGCAGGGCGTTACCAGGTCGATGCCGACACGGTGATCGCCGTCTGGGGCGTCGAGAGCAACTTCGGGCGCAACTTCGGCAAGCGGCCGCTGCTCACCTCGCTCGCCACCCTCTCCTGCTACGGGCGGCGGCAGGCCTTCTTCCGCGGCGAGTTCCTCAGTACGCTGAAGATCCTCGACGCCGGCGACATCGCACCCGAGCGACTGGTCGGCTCGTGGGCCGGCGCCTTCGGCCACACCCAGTTCATGCCGTCCACCTTCCTGCGCCTCGCCGTCGATGGCGACGGCGACGGCCGGCGCGACCTGATCGACAGCGTCCCCGACGCCCTCGCCTCGACCGCCAACTTCCTCAACCGGGCCGGCTGGCGACCGGGTGAGCCCTGGGGCTACGAGGTTCTCCTGCCGGCCGGTTTCGACGCCAGCGTCGCCGGGCGGACGAACAAGCGACCGCTGTCCTACTGGAGCGAACGCGGCCTGCGTCGTGCCGACGGGCAGCCGCTGGCGGCAACGGCCACCCCGGCCGGACTGCTCCTGCCGGCCGGGCCGAATGGCCCGGCCTTCCTCGTCCTGCGCAACTTCGACGTGATCTACGGCTACAACGCCGCCGAGAGCTATGCCCTGGCGATCGCCCACCTCGCCGACCGCATCAAGGGCGGCAAGCCCTTCGTCACGCCCTGGCCGACCGACGACCCGGGGCTCTCGCGCCAGGAGCGGCGCGAGCTGCAGACACTGCTCTCTGCCCGCGGCCACCCGATCGGCGAGATCGACGGAATGATCGGCGCCAACTCACGGCAGGCGATCCAGGCCGAGCAGAAGCGGCTCGGCATGACGGTGAATGGCCGTGCCGGGCAGAAGCTGCTGCAGGCCCTGCGTGCACCGCCGCTTGCCGTGCCGGACGGCCCCTGGCGGCGGCAGCCGATGAATCCCGGCGCCATGGCTGCCGTTTCGGCGAGAACTCCGCTCGTCGTGCCCGCCGGCTGA
- the fdx gene encoding ISC system 2Fe-2S type ferredoxin has protein sequence MTRIIVLPHVDLCPDGALFDARAGESICQNLLENGIAIEHACEMSCACTTCHVIVREGFASLEPSDEVEDDLLDKAWGLEPDSRLSCQAIVGQTPLVIEIPRYSINMVKEGKR, from the coding sequence ATGACCCGGATCATCGTGTTGCCGCATGTGGACCTCTGCCCCGATGGCGCGCTGTTCGACGCCCGGGCGGGCGAGTCGATCTGCCAGAATCTGCTCGAGAACGGCATCGCCATCGAGCACGCCTGCGAGATGTCGTGCGCCTGCACGACCTGCCACGTCATCGTTCGCGAAGGCTTTGCCTCGCTCGAGCCATCCGACGAGGTGGAGGACGACCTGCTCGACAAGGCCTGGGGACTCGAGCCCGACTCCCGCCTCTCGTGCCAGGCGATCGTCGGGCAGACACCGCTGGTCATCGAGATCCCGCGTTACTCGATCAACATGGTCAAGGAGGGCAAGCGATGA
- a CDS encoding FtsX-like permease family protein, translating into MRILAAWLIRAQFRTRRAATLLSMLAIALGVALGYSIHLINEAALADFARAMKTVQGEPDAVIAARDSAGGVPLTLVDEIASDPAVLIAGAVIETRVRIGSQRTPLRLIGIDVFSAPALMPALLPRDAERVATGGILDGGLYASPALLGELGLQAGATLTLLRGDQRWVATIRGDLPAAGRDDLLLVADIAWVQEHFGPADAVSEIRVRLAPDGDPAGWQERVAARLPPALLLRVAEDDGERAANLSRAYRVNLNVLALVALLTGAFLVFATQLTAVAQRSTQFALLGVLGLPPRMRLLQVLLEGLAIGLPGALFGLALGYALAMAFTRLLGGDLGGGYFSGNVPVIVPRLLPAAGFLLLGCAASLAGAAYPAWLNLRQPLVAALNNGFTAHPQRPRQRGRQLLLPAALALLAGGLLQLPPLSGVPLAAYIAIALVLFIGVAGAPLLTQEIFGRAAGLQLPAPQRIALQNVAQAPLMAQVAASGLIVSFALTASMVIMVSSFRVAVDQWLDHVLPAPLYLRGKASPLPQELLTALERPDAPFLRVERSAYGSLTLDPRRPTVALLVRELDRRDPAARLPFTGAVVVPPAEMPVVWISEAMHEIYGSRPGQTLRLPVLGREVEVFVGGIWRDYARQFGAIVISREDHQRLGGDFRPNDLALWPRPGQEVAAGDWLAAQVAAHGLEVASSGAIRQLSLSIFDKSFAVTYALEAAAMVIGVFGLAVTLTASVWLRARELATLAALGFDQRMLRHSLMLEGALIAGIGLLLGLACGIAIGAVLTHVVNPQAFHWRMPLDVPWLALLAGAAATLAAAILASRQAARQATRLPLAQVLASSQ; encoded by the coding sequence ATGAGGATCCTCGCCGCCTGGCTGATCCGCGCCCAGTTCCGTACCCGACGGGCGGCGACGCTGCTGTCGATGCTGGCGATCGCCCTCGGTGTGGCGCTGGGCTACTCGATCCACCTGATCAACGAGGCGGCCCTCGCCGACTTCGCGCGCGCCATGAAGACCGTCCAGGGCGAGCCGGACGCCGTCATCGCCGCCCGTGACAGCGCCGGCGGCGTGCCGCTGACGCTGGTCGACGAGATCGCCAGCGATCCGGCGGTACTCATTGCCGGCGCGGTGATCGAAACCCGCGTGCGCATCGGCAGCCAGCGCACGCCGCTGCGCCTGATCGGCATCGACGTCTTCAGCGCGCCGGCGCTGATGCCGGCACTGCTGCCGCGCGATGCCGAGCGAGTGGCGACCGGCGGCATCCTCGATGGCGGGTTGTACGCCTCGCCAGCCCTGCTCGGCGAACTCGGCCTGCAGGCCGGCGCGACGCTGACGCTGCTGCGTGGCGATCAACGCTGGGTGGCGACGATCCGCGGCGACCTGCCCGCCGCCGGCCGCGACGATCTCCTGCTGGTCGCCGACATCGCCTGGGTGCAGGAACACTTCGGGCCAGCCGACGCGGTCAGCGAGATCCGCGTCCGGCTGGCGCCCGACGGCGATCCGGCCGGCTGGCAGGAACGCGTCGCGGCGCGCCTGCCGCCCGCCCTGCTGCTGCGCGTCGCAGAGGACGACGGCGAGCGCGCCGCGAACCTGTCGCGCGCCTACCGCGTGAACCTCAACGTGCTCGCTCTCGTCGCCCTGCTGACCGGCGCCTTCCTCGTCTTCGCGACCCAGCTCACCGCCGTTGCGCAGCGCTCGACGCAGTTCGCCCTGCTCGGCGTACTCGGCCTGCCGCCGCGCATGCGCCTGCTGCAGGTGCTGCTCGAAGGGCTGGCGATCGGCCTGCCCGGAGCCCTGTTCGGCCTCGCCCTCGGTTACGCGCTGGCCATGGCCTTCACCCGCTTGCTCGGTGGCGACCTCGGCGGCGGCTACTTTTCCGGCAACGTGCCGGTGATCGTGCCCCGCCTCCTGCCGGCAGCCGGCTTCCTGCTCCTCGGCTGTGCCGCCAGCCTGGCCGGTGCCGCCTACCCGGCCTGGCTGAACCTGCGCCAGCCGCTCGTCGCAGCACTCAACAACGGCTTCACCGCACACCCGCAGCGACCGCGCCAGCGCGGCCGGCAGCTGCTGCTGCCGGCCGCGCTGGCACTGCTCGCCGGCGGGCTGCTGCAACTGCCGCCGCTCTCGGGGGTGCCGCTGGCCGCCTACATCGCCATCGCGCTCGTCCTCTTCATCGGCGTCGCCGGCGCGCCGCTGCTGACGCAGGAGATCTTCGGCCGGGCAGCCGGATTGCAGTTGCCGGCACCGCAGCGCATCGCCCTGCAGAACGTCGCGCAGGCGCCGCTGATGGCGCAGGTGGCGGCCAGCGGCCTGATCGTCAGCTTTGCGCTGACCGCCAGCATGGTGATCATGGTGTCGAGCTTCCGCGTCGCGGTGGACCAGTGGCTCGACCATGTCCTGCCGGCACCGCTCTACCTGCGCGGCAAGGCGAGCCCACTGCCGCAGGAGCTGCTGACGGCCCTCGAGCGCCCCGACGCGCCCTTCCTGCGCGTCGAACGGAGTGCCTACGGCAGCCTGACGCTCGACCCGCGGCGACCGACAGTGGCGCTGCTGGTGCGCGAGCTCGACCGTCGCGACCCGGCCGCGCGCCTGCCGTTCACGGGAGCGGTGGTCGTCCCGCCGGCGGAGATGCCGGTGGTCTGGATCAGCGAGGCGATGCACGAGATCTACGGCAGCCGCCCCGGCCAGACCCTGCGCCTGCCCGTGCTCGGACGCGAGGTCGAGGTCTTCGTCGGCGGCATCTGGCGTGACTACGCGCGCCAGTTCGGCGCCATCGTGATCAGCCGCGAGGATCATCAGCGACTCGGTGGCGACTTCCGTCCAAACGATCTCGCGCTCTGGCCACGGCCGGGGCAGGAAGTCGCCGCCGGCGACTGGCTGGCGGCACAGGTCGCCGCGCACGGGCTGGAAGTCGCAAGCAGCGGCGCCATCCGCCAGTTGAGCCTGTCGATCTTCGACAAGAGCTTCGCCGTCACCTACGCGCTCGAGGCGGCAGCGATGGTCATTGGCGTCTTCGGTCTCGCCGTCACGCTCACCGCCAGCGTCTGGTTGCGCGCGCGCGAACTGGCGACGCTGGCCGCGCTCGGCTTCGACCAGCGCATGCTGCGCCACTCGCTGATGCTCGAAGGCGCGCTGATCGCCGGCATCGGACTGCTGCTGGGCCTCGCCTGCGGCATCGCCATCGGCGCCGTGCTGACGCACGTGGTCAATCCGCAGGCCTTCCACTGGCGGATGCCGCTCGACGTTCCCTGGCTGGCCCTGCTCGCCGGCGCCGCCGCGACGCTGGCCGCTGCCATCCTCGCCAGCCGCCAGGCCGCGCGCCAGGCGACGCGGCTGCCGCTGGCGCAAGTGCTCGCCAGCAGCCAGTGA
- a CDS encoding ABC transporter ATP-binding protein, with protein MLTVTGLARRHRQASRALFTDLALSVATGEIVALVGESGIGKSTLLNCIAGLDMPDSGSIAIGSPAVDIVRLDEAARAALRARSIGFVFQAFHVLPTLTVAQNITVPLLLAGVPPAEHAPRTRALLDDVGLSGFADRWPASLSGGELQRVAIARALVHRPRLILADEPTGNLDPRTAGQVLALLLERVREQGASALIVTHSRHVAESCDRILTLTPLGLE; from the coding sequence ATGCTGACGGTCACCGGCCTGGCCAGGCGACACCGCCAAGCCAGCCGCGCGCTGTTCACCGACCTCGCTCTGAGCGTCGCCACCGGCGAGATCGTCGCGCTGGTCGGTGAATCGGGGATCGGCAAGAGCACCCTGCTCAACTGCATCGCCGGCCTCGACATGCCGGACAGCGGCTCGATCGCGATCGGCTCGCCGGCGGTGGACATCGTCCGCCTCGACGAGGCCGCACGGGCAGCGCTGCGCGCGCGCAGCATCGGCTTCGTCTTCCAGGCCTTTCATGTCCTGCCGACGCTGACCGTCGCCCAGAACATCACCGTGCCGCTGCTCCTCGCCGGCGTGCCGCCGGCCGAACACGCGCCGCGCACGCGGGCGCTGCTCGACGACGTCGGCCTGTCGGGCTTCGCCGACCGCTGGCCGGCGTCTCTCTCGGGTGGCGAGCTGCAGCGGGTGGCCATCGCGCGCGCGCTGGTGCACCGGCCGCGACTGATCCTCGCCGACGAGCCGACCGGCAACCTCGACCCGCGCACCGCCGGCCAGGTGCTGGCGCTGCTGCTCGAACGGGTCCGCGAGCAGGGGGCAAGCGCGCTGATCGTCACCCATTCGCGGCACGTTGCCGAGTCCTGTGACCGCATCCTGACGCTGACCCCGCTAGGGCTCGAATGA
- a CDS encoding DUF2237 family protein translates to MKPDDFGGRQRNVLGGILGSCSEQPMTGFFRDGCCNTSDEDLGSHTVCVVLTADFLEFSQRRGNDLSTPRPEFAFPGLKPGDRWCLCAARWREALQAGVAPRVVLAATNEACLLIVGLDDLKRHAIDLN, encoded by the coding sequence ATGAAACCCGACGACTTCGGCGGCAGGCAGCGCAACGTCCTCGGCGGCATCCTCGGCTCGTGCAGCGAGCAGCCGATGACCGGCTTCTTTCGCGATGGCTGCTGCAACACCAGCGACGAAGACCTCGGCAGCCACACCGTCTGCGTCGTGTTGACCGCCGACTTCCTCGAATTCTCGCAACGGCGCGGCAACGACCTGTCGACGCCGCGCCCCGAGTTCGCCTTCCCCGGACTCAAGCCGGGCGACCGCTGGTGCCTCTGTGCCGCGCGCTGGCGCGAAGCGTTGCAGGCGGGCGTGGCGCCGCGCGTCGTCCTCGCTGCGACCAACGAAGCGTGCCTGCTGATCGTCGGCCTCGACGACCTGAAGCGGCACGCGATCGACCTCAACTGA
- the iscX gene encoding Fe-S cluster assembly protein IscX yields MRWTDINEVAVELAEAHPEVDPLRVNFVDLMNWVLALPGFEDDSRHCGEKILEAIQQAWIDELA; encoded by the coding sequence ATGAGATGGACCGACATCAACGAAGTGGCCGTGGAACTGGCCGAAGCACATCCCGAGGTCGACCCGCTGCGCGTCAATTTCGTCGACCTGATGAACTGGGTCCTCGCCCTGCCCGGTTTCGAGGACGATTCCCGGCACTGTGGCGAGAAGATCCTCGAGGCGATCCAGCAGGCCTGGATCGACGAGCTGGCATGA